A window of Carassius carassius chromosome 48, fCarCar2.1, whole genome shotgun sequence genomic DNA:
GCCAAGTAAAatgcactgtcaaggtccagaaaagcatCATCGGAGTAGTCAGACTGTGTAcgttcttctgtgtcagccgcgccacaagcaTATGTTTTCTACGTaaatttacgctttgatttgaaagagaaCCGCGCGTACTTGTTGCGGCTCACAATAGCATATACCGTTTGTGTTCAGCGGGTGTTTTTCAAAATGGCACTAGGGTGATGTGGGGAGAGACAGGGGAGACCatctgttgaataaagtcttggTTTCATTTGTGTACAAAGTGTTCTCATCGCTTCCTAACGTTACGGTTcatccactgatggcagatgggtaATTCCGAtggtacttttctggaccttggcaGTATATGGGATGGTCAcaggcctcccggttttcatccaaaatatctttaacCCCTTTGCTGTCAAGGATAGTCACCGGCCCcagattattgttttactttcacagcacgttaaacatcactctctcacTTGACCTGGAGAAACTGTGCatcagttgaaagtttaaagactctagcttcgatatttgaccaatgttttgataaaacattgttgcagtgaccgtcatttatgtcaggagtacaaaataaataggagtcattattagaatagaaattcaccaagcattcatattcagtcacgtctgcagtggtttgtgttctcatagattcactgaaaagcgtcaaatagggtttatagtcaaaagttgcatatacaccgagatatatttactgatgtttacttcatatttcttcagtcagaatcctcatttctaatcattttccactgattttcgcaatctgatgataatgatccgctcccagccctgtctctgtgtgaatagtcttccgtgtgcgcgctgacagagaccggattcgcccgtgtcttgtccatcataactgtgcatcatatcccgccccatcctacccatgatgcatttcctgtacacttctgTGTTGATACCTgaccacaacaacacagagaaacctctgtacccatgaaatatccaaataataaacacacgattacgttagttaatggttggtatgtgattttgggcgtttttataacaatattaaaaatgtacatctgaaatgctaacttgtgcagcgacgtaaaaggctataaatagcatatttttacagcagtaaaattccacatgtgatcgcaaaaggaggttattacaaacaatcggttaattttcatgaatagtcttatgtagcttgatgctaactttagctctaatgcagctacatagcaggtgcagttcttcttcataatgcattttgtaatcattttgtcaaaagttgtaagaaaatgttttgttgtatttttatagtaaggcttttgataatagtggggtaaatgtatactggaataatgataaatgaagaatcaggatcttgtgtcatacctggcccaTGTGTGAAAGGCTCATTTCGTaacaacaatagaatcatgaatggggcagTTTTGCCGGTCCAAACAAGAGACGATCGCATTCCAGGAGTCATAAATCAATTTtactagccttctctaaaaacacacatgacacggTCTTAGAAAAGGCTTCATAAAATTCACACTTTGTGagattatattctgaaatatcaaaatgaagtattagtagacttgtggctttagcttcattatgtatctaaaatcatatcctacatcacttttaaataggtttttaatatttttactgacatgtTTGAGCTTACATATATCTCGATTATAaccgtctgagtaattctgattcctgaacagtaaactttgaggtgtcagctttgtgaacagatgttgattatgtatctagtaagaaagactccttagcagcaaccttttaattttgggcatgtcattcatgtctccatgctgaaaatggggggtgacaagtaaggggTTAAATTGTGTCCCAAAGACGAATGAAGtttctacaggtttggaacgacacgggggtaagtgattagtgacacaattttcattttggggaggaggaTCCCTTTAATATCATTACTTTGACTTGAGGACAATTGACACGGTTTCGTGTTTGCTTCAAGACAGTCAAGaattgatttccatttaaaacttgagctcagcaatttgagttggatttaaaacaaaagccgcaagtaatccacataactttatattgtgaatatcgggaaccaaactactgtttggaagacaaattaaaaaagggGAACCTTGTGCTGCCCCAGGTTAACAACTGGAGGATGGATAAAGGAATGCACAACCTTACACTATTAAACCAAGGTTTCACAACCTTTTGGGAGGAAAACACAACTGGGAAGAGGCATGTAATCCCGGATTCTGCCGAAACAATAGACAAGGAGATACCTCGGGGTTCTGCacggtttattaaaaacactagatttacatgaccagagtaacttctccactagaaaccacagtctgctccccagagacagccttgatacgagtgtctcttcctgaaagagaagtgttagaagtgagaacgcacttctaaaatgctcagttcctcttgtcgagagaaagcaagaactcacgtttcctggtgcagctttgctcacaagagccagatgatggatggcacacctctgtactgcagtggatgaagatctgacagggaagaaagaggctcaagtcatagaatccacaagtagtaaatacacaaatgttcaagtaaaggggggcatacggtttcctgcagagcagccagtgaggctggatctacaaatgtgaacatcttcacagcaaagcgcttgtagtgggttgggaactgaagaccagacgatccagtcactggaaccagtgtggtcagatagcggtcgtcctggtaagggcatctgaagacaaaagagaaggttagaaagggtctcccagcagactaactggatgaagattggctgtacactcacccgtcgatcagaaggtcccactgggggagactgagtggactgggggttgaagtagtccaacaacgtcccagcatcaggacaatgttggggtcagtcctctccataatgtgcacctcaacatacacaggctctcgcaggacttttgtgatgggataatcagcgtcactgtagtaggacgtgtaggcctcatcccctgaggaacaacactggggtttaaccagactccagtttgaaaggctttaggcagacacaggacaagaccttaccttcagcacagcctttggtgacacattggccattggccagtctgagctccaccctgagaggtccaggagcagctactggtggaggtggaggaacagagttgacctccacaaccagagcttccacggaagttcccgaatatctacactggaagagaaacctggacgacacacagcgagcttgtagcatttatcagggattagtggtcacaccaagtcatggatcacctactcaaaatgactgtcccttgtgatggaaccatatggtccaatccccacttcatacgatgaggtcattctgttttcatacaccacatatccaccgtcctcctgtgaatagaaacggtgtcagcatccagtccaagcgatgcagaataaaaccagtagcagctgctaaccatcacgctcgtgccacatgcggtcacagggaactggtatatagcaaaggaaggtgtagaccccacaggagcacaaggtgggtcgtttccacccagtagatgaaccgaatccagactcagtcgaggcaaGGTAACGTCTCgagacaccactaccacaaactgaccatctctaatacactggacagtcactagaACAAGAGCAGGTTAAATTCAGAGAAACAGTTTAACACGAACAGAATAAGATGGAGAACGCTTACCTGCCctcccatagaaacactgctgtccgttaaagcagcagttgatagcttcacactcagcaccactgatcccaggtagaccacattggatctgctcagaatcagctacagcacatttatcaaggggctctgcctgcactactggcttctgaaactgctgtttaactggcttctgaatcggaaactgcggcttaggttgttgtggaactggcttctgaagcggaaactgcagcttaggttgttgtggaactggcttctgaagcggaaactgcggcttaggttgttgtggaactggcttctgaagcggaaactgcagcttaggttgttgtggaactggcttctgaagcggaaactgcggcttaggttgttgtggaactggcttctgaagcggaaattgctggttagttagctgttgaactggcttctgaagcggaaactgcggtgtaggtagttgtggaacaggcttttggagcggaaattgctggttagttagctgttgaactggtttccgaggcggaaactgctggttagttagctgttgaactggcttctggagctgaaactgctggtcagtttgctggatcatcagagcatcctgaagcgatttactccactgtggaacagcatggcagaaagcacagaccaccaaaatctgagccaaacaccaacttccagccattgttcaacagctaaacacaaagtgaagctactgccctttggtctttttgtattctacagatttcagctaattaacgatagtccctccctcttcattaacaactgggtgattctcattggatctcaagattcaattcttattgagaaaaaacgcttataaaagcaacacagaggctgcgtccacatcttcactgacaactctctcaagcctcgttcaagcggacgctaaacattctttccaaatctttatcttcgtctgatacaggctcaaacatatcaGGTTGGATGCCTAATCTCGCCATCGTTCACGCTGGACAGAAGAGATCCGCGCtgtgaaacagccaatcagagcagagctcaacattattgttcatgacccttccaaataattctagggacaaatcccagggttgtaaatggacatgtaaaaccattccagagaatttttgcccatacccaagccacgtaccttttatgtagatctaatttaaaatattgtatcaatgcattctatggcacctttaactgggaTTATGAGCTCATATTTTGGCCGGAAGCAATAATCTGAATTTCtcaacgatggatttgtttcttataaacacacagcctttcccttcacaagaccgtaattgatgtgaattacttgtggattattttgatatttataatagCTCTTTGGACTTCcgttctgatgccacccattcactgcagaggattcattggggagcaactgatgtaattctacatttttcaaaatctttgccaatgataaactaaaaagtcttaaaaaaagagagagatttttatgaatattctctattatttgagTCATACCAGGCgcttttttaatgacattctttgtctatcatagacacactgtcaaactttaattgtaaaattgtgaatacgtgtagatgaaaatctcagatccttatcaagccttccattggctagtgacattccagaacgttctcatttgttaattacaggtccagagacctttggaggtccAAAGGTAATCAAtcaagctgaaaggggaggagccgcttaaattcaaagctgtacttaatggcaaagacgagcactggtgggtattgtgttaacgtttgtcagcatgggtcttttgcaatgtgtgttagtgctggttgtgcttgtggtgtttgatctgaagaatgcttttgGAAGTTTGAGTTCCAGTCAAAGTCCAAAAAGCAAGAAGCATCAATCGTATCCAGCTTCCAGAGTGCCTGTTTCTTCTCAAGTGCTCGGGAACACTTTGCAGAAGGCCTCTCCGTTTCAGAGTCTCGACTACAGAGGATTTGCACAagagcctcttggtcttcaggagaagcaggtgttgcagggtccagtgaagcctttggactggaggttccccgttgttccagaagtgccgagtgagatggcggtggatttccatttgaggcaacctgtgacccccagtagtgtagctattcaatgcggtgagaaccggattcatgtggaggtacagcaggacttgtttagcaatggtgaactgatccagccatctggtctgACTCTGGGAGGATGTCCTGTTGTCGGCTTGGTCCCAGGCTCTAAGGTGCTCTTCTTTGAGAATgaactgcaggactgcaacagtgTCTTGATGGTAAGAGCTGTTAAGTGTTACTAGATTTATTGAACCCTACTAAAAATAGGCCCTTGTTTTGGTATCGACGTTCTAGATTCAGGGAACCATCCATGGGACGGTTCTCTTATAGTGGGAAAGACTCTTAATAACTGCTTACTCGGGTAACCAAGTGTTATGGCAGgacttgctaagatgccttttggaATGGGTTCTTTTTTTCGGAGAACCCTCTTGGTAACAACGTCAGTCTCCtatagatgaccaaggatgagcttgtctacacctttgcccttacctacactcctgaggcgtttgctggcactccgattacccgtgcaggtggtgcagttattggAGTTCAATGCCACTATCAAAGGTAAGCGACCTTTTGTGACTTGTGGCATTACTTGCAGTGGTGGAACTGGAAGCCCATTTAATTGGTCACTTCTTGAACtgcaggtttcaaaatgtcagcagtagtgccttgaagccaacttgggtcccttatgcctcaacggaggctggtgaagaagtcttggtgttctccctgaagctcatgactggtttgtgcagtttctctagaccttctgccttctgaacgaggctgtgcctaagcagttcttccctcttgcagatgactggtcctatgagaggccttcaaactcttacttcctgggtgacgttattaatgttgaggcatctgtgaaggtatacaaccacgtccctctgcgtgtgtttgtggacagctgtgtggccacccaagtacctgatgtgaacgcccttctgagatatttgttcattgagaatcatgggtgtgttcatgtcaccagatgctgcagagttgacttgttctcgagtttgctccttgtaaccactttgtccctgacaactactttttactccttagatgtcttgtggatgccaaggtcaccgcttccagctcgcgcttcatgcctcgatcccaggaagacaaaatccggttccagctggaggccttcatgttccaggggggatccagtccttctgtatgtaTAATGAGTGTTGGAGAATGACCTCTCCCATTTGCTGTGGTTTGTGTCCCCTTACCCgtggtgtctcttgcagatctacatgacgtgtgttctgaaggccactcttgcttctgcacctagtgacgcgctccacaaatcctgttcctttgccaatgggtatgttcatgccacttacgaatacaaataaaggtgccatgtctgatttttcgtattgcaggtggcttgctgctgatgggaacaaccaggtttgtggttgctgtgactcaacatgtggtcctgatggtggaactgctgcttctccttttggaggtaggaaggtgcttttaagcttggtttttgacccttcaagcacttaactttggtgtctgctttttctaggccttcagtgggaagggaaggcctcgctcggtcctgtagtggttcaagagcacaagaagactttagctggtcttcaataaatgttggggagcaaacttattcttgtttccgtttttcttgtctagtttaaccaaCTGATTTTGTGCGAGGAAGTGGGTAGTCCTACTGTACCTATTCTcttgccagaaggaaaggctCCCTTTTCTCGTTAGGGAagttaataaaccttttaaagggacctgctgtgagctcccttTTTTAGGAGTACTGTAAATGTGGAATACATTGCCCATGATGCTGTAAAGGGAATTCTGTTAATTGGCACTTGTGCCGAAAGAGTTCTGTGTGACTGTCCACTTCCATGAAGCAGTGCAGATTTTTGCATGCATCTTATGCAGTGAACTTGATTTTCTTCATGTTGGTAACTTCAAATGAGCAGTTTAATTTCCTCCTTGCACCCCCCCCAAATAGGTTTGATCAGTTAAATTGGTTTCCTAATGCTCTTTGTTGACATCTCTCATGCTTTTTAAATCCATGTACAATAGAAGCGCTCTCCCAGGATCAACACTGGCACAACATTTTCCACCTTCAGATGGGTTATTTATAGGCTTTACATTTTAGGAAAACGGCAGGCATCGCTTAAGTTCAGTTTAGTATTTGGTGTGCCAAACTTGCAGAACCTGTACTGACGTAAGGGGTTTTTTGTGCAGTAGCAGGTCCGttagaattctgaaaaatcattgacgaaatgacacccaaatagaactaatgtttggactctcagtgaATGACCTTTTTTGAAAACTGTTGGTTTGTCACTTGTGCAACATCTTGGGCGGTTTCAAtgctaaagggatactccaccccaaaatgaagatCGTCATCACTTGCCCCCAAGTCGTTCCGAACCCATaagagctttgttcatcttcggaactcaACTtactttggatgaaaaccaggaggcttgtgactggcCCACAGGCTGCCAAGTAAAatgcactgtcaaggtccagaaaagcatCATCGGAGTAGTCAGACTGTGTAcgttcttctgtgtcagccgcgccacaagcaTATGTTTTCTACGTaaatttacgctttgatttgaaagagaaCCGCGCGTACTTGTTGCGGC
This region includes:
- the LOC132131794 gene encoding zona pellucida sperm-binding protein 4-like; amino-acid sequence: MAGSWCLAQILVVCAFCHAVPQWSKSLQDALMIQQTDQQFQLQKPVQQLTNQQFPPRKPVQQLTNQQFPLQKPVPQLPTPQFPLQKPVQQLTNQQFPLQKPVPQQPKPQFPLQKPVPQQPKLQFPLQKPVPQQPKPQFPLQKPVPQQPKLQFPLQKPVPQQPKPQFPIQKPVKQQFQKPVVQAEPLDKCAVADSEQIQCGLPGISGAECEAINCCFNGQQCFYGRAVTVQCIRDGQFVVVVSRDVTLPRLSLDSVHLLGGNDPPCAPVGSTPSFAIYQFPVTACGTSVMEDGGYVVYENRMTSSYEVGIGPYGSITRDSHFEFLFQCRYSGTSVEALVVEVNSVPPPPPVAAPGPLRVELRLANGQCVTKGCAEGDEAYTSYYSDADYPITKVLREPVYVEVHIMERTDPNIVLMLGRCWTTSTPSPLSLPQWDLLIDGCPYQDDRYLTTLVPVTGSSGLQFPTHYKRFAVKMFTFVDPASLAALQETIFIHCSTEVCHPSSGSCEQSCTRKRRDTRIKAVSGEQTVVSSGEVTLVM
- the LOC132131547 gene encoding zona pellucida sperm-binding protein 3-like, which codes for MGLLQCVLVLVVLVVFDLKNAFGSLSSSQSPKSKKHQSYPASRVPVSSQVLGNTLQKASPFQSLDYRGFAQEPLGLQEKQVLQGPVKPLDWRFPVVPEVPSEMAVDFHLRQPVTPSSVAIQCGENRIHVEVQQDLFSNGELIQPSGLTLGGCPVVGLVPGSKVLFFENELQDCNSVLMMTKDELVYTFALTYTPEAFAGTPITRAGGAVIGVQCHYQRFQNVSSSALKPTWVPYASTEAGEEVLVFSLKLMTDDWSYERPSNSYFLGDVINVEASVKVYNHVPLRVFVDSCVATQVPDVNALLRYLFIENHGCLVDAKVTASSSRFMPRSQEDKIRFQLEAFMFQGGSSPSIYMTCVLKATLASAPSDALHKSCSFANGWLAADGNNQVCGCCDSTCGPDGGTAASPFGGLQWEGKASLGPVVVQEHKKTLAGLQ